The window ACAAACATAACTTAAGTGAAATCATGTCCGGATTAACCGCACCAATGGGAGTGTATGCGGTACTAGGCAATCATGAATATTACGGGAATGATATTCCTATTTTCATAAAAGAAATGAACCAAATTAATATTGAAGTTTTAGTAGATGAGATTACTAGTATTGACGACCTCTTTTATGTTGTTGGGAGAAAAGATTACTCAGACCGTGTACGCGCAAGCATTCACGAACTTACTAATGAGCTAGATCCTACTAAACCAATTTTTTTAATTGATCACCAGCCAAGAGAGTTTAGTGAAATAAGCGCTGCCGGAGTCGATTTAATGGTATCTGGCCACACACATAAAGGCCAGCTATTTCCAGCCAATTTCATTACGAACGCTATGTATGAAAATCATCATGGACTTTTACAAGTAGACCAACTTCACACGATTGTATCTTCTGGTTTCGGAATATGGGGACCACCATTCCGAATTGGAAGTAGATCAGAAGTGATGGAGATAAATGTACGGTTTGTGAATTAGTTTTACGCTGGACGGGGAATCATTCTGAGGAAACTTTTTGATGCCTCTGCTAGTTCATTTGCGGCGAGGTCTTCTTTAAAAATCGCAAATAATTTTTCCGATATAACTACTTAAAATGTTAAATTCACCTCCAAACGTATAGACCACTTATACTTAGCTGTTCTTCACTTTCTTTAATCAAACGTTTGTTTAAAAATATATATTCTGATATAAATATGGGCCAGACCCTCCGTCACTAAAAGTTTTCGTGTGTGTGGAGAGCTGGCCCTTATTTGGGAGCCTCCGCTTCAACACATGTATTAAAAAACTCAACATTTTCTTGTTTCGGTTTTTTTGCAGTACAGGAAGGAAGACAATATATATCAGTCGTTTTTACTGCCGTATAAATTACCTCTTTATATTTAAAGTTTGAGTTATTCAGCATATCGTTCTTCAGTTCGATTTTTATATCATTCATTAATAACCTCCACCTTCATTCTCCATAAAGCTTTTTTTACTAAGTTAAACACTCCACTTCCTAATATGCAATTATTAACAAAAATGGTATATTACTAGTAAGATAAATTTTCGTAATATTAAGAAAAGGTGGTTGCTATGAAAAAAGTAGTATTTGGCTCATTAGTAGTTTTATTATTAGTGTATGGTTTTGTAATTTACTCCTATGCGCAGCCGGGTTACCTAGCTGGTGAAACGGAAGAATGGTCTGCATCATACGTTTCTGAACAGTCGGCAAAAGACATATGGAGAGGTGATTTTACCTGGGAGAAAAAGAGTGGAATTATTACAAAATATGAATTTAAGAAGAATGGACAAACAATCACAAACCTCGTGGAAAATGCAGTAATTGATATGGCATCTACAGAAAAATACTCCTTTGCGTCTTTAGGGGAACCGCCTGTA is drawn from Bacillus alkalisoli and contains these coding sequences:
- a CDS encoding Ada metal-binding domain-containing protein, with protein sequence MNDIKIELKNDMLNNSNFKYKEVIYTAVKTTDIYCLPSCTAKKPKQENVEFFNTCVEAEAPK